One part of the Candidatus Borreliella tachyglossi genome encodes these proteins:
- a CDS encoding RnfABCDGE type electron transport complex subunit D, with protein MPNSESQEIKIEIKNRYKVNIDEIQIPEYVLIPLETENSKSTIYVVENQRIEEGQILSKNTSIELYTYSPISGIIEKIYIANLPNGTQLKSALIRFQGRIKNEKEPPAEDESREKTLEKLIRLGIPWFNENSLFQYVSKCKKIDKMILLINGKDPFTNISETLIKEKLDEITYGLEIINKIFKFKEILVVLSNYNLKKELENLNIFKDERFITKLIPNTTHPYANHEMIMHFLYNEDSMLEDINPNKNILLTNVEDLYNVHKVIKTSIPYKEKFIAVNGNQKMQNKIIKVKIGTSIRQIIDEEIDIAKYDIFLNNPVNKIKINNLNIPITRDIYSITILRKESLWNKIKLLKIPSFSPLYIEEIIFSKIKGKMQHKNTKLKFLEYSETEIEEEINKVQKEIKEKLLNITPKNEPIYTENNLKDIYLTIILALTPSLIFSFTNSTKFLIDALILTLVSLALYAIMMLKTKHKCLSFLIYSALVINIVLPLNLPIILKIIALLFTFLVLFYFSKLSKFLVNPILISFMFLLLNFPLSFKQIYPEELLRQEEIIPTWAKVTKRNPNITSLESLTEFKRHENKHIDMIEKFINEKILSNFNIIIPRFHIESLLGLQNEKYLSPILIYIGFSFILGKFIINTLIPLSFYISLMLISYMLKVMNIYSYISFDMVSLLISPIPMLLVLTMGTELQISPPFKFEQILYGLMLSLVYLITLGYIPFETLSAIIAIFISQVSSTLIKRYSLTFQIKKILHHLNMNKLKAIEHKNETGEEIIKL; from the coding sequence ATGCCTAACTCAGAATCACAAGAAATAAAAATAGAAATAAAGAATCGATATAAAGTAAATATAGATGAAATTCAAATCCCTGAATACGTTCTAATTCCACTAGAAACGGAAAACTCGAAGTCTACAATATATGTCGTTGAAAATCAAAGAATCGAGGAAGGCCAAATACTATCAAAAAATACAAGCATAGAACTATACACATATTCCCCAATATCTGGAATAATAGAGAAAATATATATCGCTAACCTTCCAAATGGAACTCAATTAAAATCAGCATTAATAAGATTTCAAGGAAGAATTAAAAATGAAAAGGAACCGCCCGCTGAGGATGAGTCAAGAGAGAAAACACTAGAAAAATTAATTCGCCTAGGAATTCCTTGGTTTAATGAAAATTCACTATTTCAATATGTAAGTAAATGTAAAAAAATAGACAAGATGATTTTACTAATAAACGGAAAAGATCCCTTTACAAACATTTCAGAAACATTAATAAAAGAAAAATTAGATGAAATTACTTATGGACTTGAGATAATCAATAAAATTTTTAAATTCAAAGAAATACTAGTAGTTTTAAGCAATTATAACTTAAAAAAAGAACTTGAAAATTTAAATATTTTTAAAGATGAAAGATTCATAACTAAACTCATTCCTAATACTACACATCCATATGCAAATCATGAAATGATAATGCACTTTTTATACAATGAAGATAGCATGCTTGAGGACATAAACCCCAATAAAAACATACTTCTAACTAATGTCGAAGACCTTTACAATGTTCATAAGGTAATTAAAACAAGCATCCCATACAAAGAAAAGTTTATCGCTGTAAATGGCAATCAAAAAATGCAAAACAAAATAATAAAAGTCAAAATTGGAACATCGATCCGCCAAATCATAGATGAAGAGATCGATATAGCAAAATACGATATATTTCTAAATAACCCAGTAAATAAAATAAAAATAAATAACCTAAATATACCCATCACAAGAGATATATATAGCATTACGATTTTACGAAAAGAATCACTATGGAACAAGATAAAGCTCCTAAAAATCCCAAGTTTTTCACCACTATATATTGAAGAGATTATTTTTTCAAAAATTAAGGGTAAAATGCAACATAAGAATACAAAATTAAAATTCCTAGAATATAGTGAAACTGAAATTGAGGAAGAGATAAATAAGGTCCAAAAAGAAATAAAGGAAAAACTATTAAATATTACCCCAAAAAATGAGCCAATATACACTGAAAATAATCTAAAAGATATCTATCTAACTATTATATTAGCACTAACTCCTAGTTTAATATTTTCTTTCACAAACAGTACAAAATTTTTAATTGATGCCTTAATATTAACGCTAGTAAGCTTAGCGTTATATGCTATAATGATGCTAAAGACCAAGCATAAATGTCTATCCTTCTTAATATATTCTGCATTAGTTATTAATATAGTGCTACCTTTAAATCTCCCTATCATATTAAAAATAATTGCACTACTTTTTACATTCTTAGTACTTTTTTATTTCTCAAAGCTTTCCAAATTCCTTGTAAACCCTATATTAATTTCTTTTATGTTTTTATTGCTCAATTTTCCATTAAGCTTTAAACAAATATATCCAGAAGAACTTTTAAGACAAGAAGAGATAATTCCCACTTGGGCTAAAGTAACTAAAAGAAATCCAAATATTACAAGTTTAGAAAGCTTAACAGAATTTAAAAGGCATGAAAACAAACATATTGACATGATTGAAAAATTTATAAACGAAAAAATACTGTCTAATTTTAATATCATCATACCAAGATTCCACATTGAAAGCTTGTTGGGTCTACAAAACGAAAAATATTTGTCACCTATTCTGATTTATATTGGATTTTCATTTATTCTAGGAAAATTCATTATCAATACATTAATACCATTATCTTTTTATATAAGCCTGATGCTCATTAGCTATATGCTAAAAGTCATGAATATTTACAGTTATATAAGTTTTGATATGGTAAGTCTACTAATATCTCCAATTCCAATGCTCTTAGTATTAACAATGGGTACAGAATTGCAAATATCACCTCCCTTTAAATTTGAACAAATACTTTATGGCCTCATGTTATCTCTAGTTTATCTTATAACACTAGGTTATATTCCATTTGAAACATTGTCAGCTATCATAGCCATTTTTATATCACAGGTAAGTTCAACATTAATAAAAAGATATAGCTTAACATTTCAAATTAAAAAAATATTACACCATTTGAATATGAATAAATTAAAAGCAATAGAACATAAAAATGAAACTGGAGAAGAAATTATAAAATTATGA
- the prfB gene encoding peptide chain release factor 2 (programmed frameshift): MKEKINELLEQIQNVWRRLFDSDKIKAQLKEYETQINDGNFWGDNKKAQEILKEQNVLKAKVEPWEDLIYKLEDLRELSEITESEEDMILIENEIHTLREKYKNLLTLSYFKEEIDINNAFLTIHSGAGGTEACDWVSMLYRMYLRYAERRGYKTELIDLLEAEGGIKSVTVEIKGEYSYGLLKSEVGIHRLVRISPFDAAKKRHTSFASIFVDPVIDERIDIIIKPEDIRVDTYRASGAGGQHVNKTSSAVRITHLETGIVTQSQSDRSQHKNKELAMKVLKSRLYEHYKALEQKRCQSKQEEKKDISWGNQIRSYVFQPYNLVKDHRTKFENPNIISVMDGNIDNFIEEYLKWKSLS, from the exons ATGAAAGAAAAAATAAATGAGCTTCTGGAACAAATTCAAAATGTTTGGAGGAGACT CTTTGACAGCGACAAGATCAAGGCACAACTTAAAGAATACGAAACACAAATAAATGATGGGAATTTTTGGGGCGATAATAAAAAAGCACAAGAAATTCTTAAAGAACAAAATGTTTTAAAAGCTAAAGTAGAACCTTGGGAAGACTTAATATACAAGCTTGAGGATTTAAGAGAACTCTCTGAGATCACAGAGAGTGAAGAAGATATGATATTAATAGAAAATGAAATTCATACACTCAGAGAAAAATACAAAAATCTCCTCACATTATCTTATTTTAAGGAAGAAATTGACATAAATAACGCATTCTTAACAATACACTCAGGTGCAGGTGGCACAGAAGCCTGTGATTGGGTTAGCATGCTATATAGAATGTACTTAAGATATGCTGAGAGGCGTGGATACAAAACAGAACTCATAGACTTACTTGAAGCCGAAGGAGGAATTAAATCTGTTACAGTCGAAATAAAAGGCGAATACTCCTATGGCCTTTTAAAAAGCGAAGTCGGAATACATCGCCTTGTAAGAATTTCTCCCTTTGACGCCGCAAAAAAAAGACACACATCTTTTGCATCCATTTTTGTTGATCCTGTAATTGACGAAAGAATTGACATAATAATTAAACCAGAAGACATCAGAGTTGACACATATAGGGCCTCTGGTGCAGGTGGCCAACATGTCAACAAAACATCGTCAGCCGTCAGAATCACCCACCTTGAAACAGGCATAGTAACTCAATCCCAAAGTGACAGAAGCCAACATAAAAATAAAGAGTTGGCAATGAAAGTATTAAAATCAAGGCTGTATGAACACTATAAAGCATTAGAGCAAAAGCGCTGTCAATCTAAGCAAGAAGAAAAAAAAGATATATCTTGGGGAAATCAGATAAGATCCTACGTATTTCAACCTTACAATTTAGTAAAAGATCATAGAACAAAATTTGAAAATCCCAATATTATCTCTGTTATGGATGGAAATATTGATAACTTTATAGAAGAATATCTAAAATGGAAAAGTTTAAGTTAG
- the ftsY gene encoding signal recognition particle-docking protein FtsY → MGIFEKIKNLFKNKEQLAIFENLEDILLEADIKNDIVIEIIENIKKFKVKGEEDTLFRLKELLKNYINQQTLNLENQKLNILLIIGVNGVGKTSSIIKLANKLKNQGQNVLIAAADTFRAAAIEQIKIQSEKIGIKVISQKQGSDASAVIFDSITSAKVKGYDTLIIDTAGRLQNKENLIKELQKMDNVIKKQIVDINVNYKKILVIDSISGKNINNQTEIFNQAIEIDGIIATKFDSSSRAGGIINISKLFKKPIYFFTFGEKVEHIKEFNIDDYFNKLL, encoded by the coding sequence TTGGGCATTTTTGAAAAGATAAAAAATCTATTTAAGAACAAAGAACAGTTAGCAATATTTGAAAATCTAGAAGATATCCTCTTAGAGGCAGATATTAAAAATGACATCGTAATTGAGATAATAGAAAATATAAAAAAATTTAAAGTTAAAGGAGAAGAAGATACGCTTTTTAGGCTCAAAGAACTTTTGAAAAATTACATAAACCAACAAACCCTTAACTTAGAGAATCAAAAATTAAACATCTTATTAATCATTGGAGTAAACGGTGTTGGCAAGACTTCAAGTATTATAAAACTTGCAAATAAGCTTAAAAATCAAGGTCAAAATGTGTTAATAGCAGCTGCAGACACATTTAGGGCAGCGGCAATTGAACAAATTAAAATACAGAGCGAAAAAATTGGGATTAAAGTTATCTCTCAGAAACAAGGAAGCGATGCATCCGCAGTAATATTTGACAGCATTACAAGCGCAAAAGTTAAAGGTTATGATACCTTAATCATTGATACAGCAGGAAGACTTCAAAATAAAGAAAACCTAATCAAGGAACTCCAAAAGATGGATAATGTAATCAAAAAGCAAATAGTAGATATAAATGTCAACTACAAAAAAATACTAGTAATAGATTCTATCTCTGGGAAGAATATCAACAATCAAACAGAAATATTTAACCAAGCAATAGAGATTGATGGCATCATAGCCACAAAGTTTGACTCATCATCTAGAGCTGGTGGAATAATAAATATTTCAAAGCTATTTAAAAAGCCAATATACTTTTTTACATTTGGAGAAAAAGTAGAACATATCAAAGAATTTAATATCGATGACTACTTTAATAAATTACTATGA
- a CDS encoding ABC transporter permease, translating to MRLNKFLLKRLILDEKNSSSLSIVIILSIVLGQVIIIITISIMNGFQNDFFTSISTLESGNLKIESTLNNQEVTALRNINEIIQINKIYETQGIGIESYYYPSILNIIALDTKDIIEDVNFISLTGLSKSDLDLNDDEIIIGDVLSYNLGLFEGDTIGLIVSDEIQELQTLQNEIKHFKIRSIFKGNYSKINESTVFMNINYFYKKNIIKDSDISYQIKTRNLYPSQALKTEIKNINPNIEFKTWNEYNRELYKALKIERSTMLIILTTIFLVIAVNTYYLQKRILINKSKSISIILFLGLKSQKIRQVFLIHSAIICILGGIIGLVAGILISLNINEILNLIDIIMNSVINTINYICKLELQNVKIKIVKTILTPKIFLSDLLFTLFFACFFTMWSSLRVTNKIKHIDKINGKI from the coding sequence ATGAGATTAAATAAATTTTTATTAAAAAGATTAATTCTAGATGAGAAAAATAGCTCATCACTTTCAATAGTCATAATCTTAAGCATAGTACTTGGCCAAGTAATTATTATTATTACAATATCAATCATGAATGGCTTTCAAAATGACTTTTTTACAAGTATATCTACGCTAGAAAGTGGGAATTTAAAAATAGAAAGCACATTAAATAATCAAGAAGTTACTGCTTTAAGAAACATAAACGAGATAATTCAAATAAACAAAATATATGAAACGCAAGGAATTGGAATTGAAAGCTACTACTATCCAAGCATTCTAAACATCATTGCTCTTGACACAAAAGACATCATCGAAGATGTAAATTTCATTTCTCTCACGGGTCTTTCCAAATCTGACCTTGATCTTAATGATGATGAAATCATCATCGGTGATGTACTCTCATACAATTTAGGTCTATTTGAAGGAGATACCATAGGATTAATAGTAAGTGATGAAATACAAGAATTGCAAACATTGCAAAATGAAATAAAACACTTCAAAATAAGATCCATTTTTAAGGGTAACTATTCCAAAATAAATGAATCTACAGTATTCATGAACATTAACTACTTTTACAAAAAAAACATCATAAAAGATTCAGATATCAGTTATCAAATAAAAACACGAAACTTATATCCAAGCCAAGCATTAAAAACCGAAATAAAAAATATTAATCCAAACATTGAGTTTAAGACTTGGAACGAATATAATAGGGAACTCTACAAAGCACTAAAAATAGAGAGGAGTACAATGTTAATCATTTTAACAACTATATTTCTTGTTATTGCTGTTAATACATATTACCTACAAAAAAGAATACTAATAAACAAAAGCAAATCAATCTCAATAATCTTATTTCTAGGTCTTAAATCTCAAAAGATCAGACAAGTCTTCTTAATCCACTCAGCAATAATTTGTATCCTAGGAGGTATTATTGGATTAGTTGCAGGTATTCTAATATCCTTAAACATTAACGAAATCTTAAATTTAATTGATATTATAATGAATAGCGTAATAAATACTATTAATTACATATGCAAGCTAGAGCTACAAAATGTCAAAATAAAAATAGTAAAAACCATACTTACTCCTAAAATATTCTTAAGCGACTTACTATTTACACTATTTTTTGCTTGCTTTTTTACAATGTGGTCAAGCCTAAGGGTAACAAACAAGATTAAACATATTGATAAAATAAATGGAAAAATATAA
- a CDS encoding ABC transporter ATP-binding protein — MKNNILIIKGIHKTYSKNKTKIKVIENLNLHVKSGDFISIQGKSGCGKSTLFNIISGIDKMDSGEIISCGISLRDSNEKTLSFYKNKKIGLVFQNHNLIDEFSVFENIILPKIIEGQDNLETIKQKALNLMKILEIDIRAEHYPSELSGGEAQRVAIARALINDPNIILCDEPTGNLDTTTAKTVESLLINTAKKFGKTLILVSHNPEFSNKADIKYELKDKALKRI, encoded by the coding sequence ATGAAAAATAATATACTCATTATCAAAGGAATTCACAAAACATACTCTAAAAATAAAACAAAAATAAAAGTAATAGAAAATCTGAATTTACATGTAAAAAGCGGCGACTTTATTTCAATTCAAGGAAAAAGTGGATGTGGCAAATCAACACTTTTTAACATCATATCAGGGATTGATAAAATGGACTCAGGTGAGATAATATCATGTGGAATATCTTTAAGAGATTCAAATGAGAAAACACTAAGTTTTTATAAAAATAAAAAAATAGGTCTTGTTTTTCAAAACCATAATTTAATTGATGAGTTTAGTGTATTTGAAAATATTATCTTACCTAAAATCATTGAAGGACAAGACAACTTAGAGACAATAAAGCAAAAAGCTCTAAATTTAATGAAAATATTAGAAATAGATATAAGAGCAGAACATTACCCTTCAGAGCTATCAGGTGGCGAAGCACAACGAGTAGCAATTGCAAGAGCTTTAATCAATGACCCAAATATAATTTTATGTGACGAGCCTACTGGCAATCTGGATACTACTACTGCAAAGACGGTAGAATCTCTACTAATAAATACAGCAAAAAAATTTGGAAAAACACTAATCTTAGTTAGTCATAATCCAGAATTCTCCAATAAAGCAGACATAAAATATGAACTTAAAGACAAGGCACTAAAGAGAATATAA
- a CDS encoding ABC transporter permease → MMHPNIKELAKIAYIIFINSKNKKALIGSGISLSLVMIPLIIVYYMSSNIMNSTIEKYIENEGFSVQIEYNEPLKDSYLRSKLEQFKTEYKHDELRYFFERRTYGIIGNSKKQGALIRAIESKFIDENTHIKLIEGKKSLSKDEILISKQIQNKLNLNINESIYIVVPNSKYKKILPRAKQFNISGIIETGLREVDKNLVLISLQDSNIMSEAFSKSIIGLSITLNTKEKTDLLKREIEKDFQEYKIKTFYELYLNKYMNLDTSKKLLIFIMAFIVIFASINISSSLCMLILENKKKIAILKSIGMNNLSLKIIFILIAFILSSVSCIIGILIGNYIIINISHLINIIDIIVNTISKTFGADNTELLNSDYYISELNIKISMKFSLIILVSYTLISIATTLIPLNITSKLKEKDILR, encoded by the coding sequence ATAATGCATCCAAATATTAAGGAACTTGCTAAGATAGCATATATAATCTTTATAAATTCAAAAAATAAAAAGGCTCTAATTGGTTCTGGGATATCCTTAAGCTTAGTAATGATTCCTTTAATTATTGTTTACTACATGTCAAGCAACATTATGAATTCTACAATAGAGAAATATATTGAAAATGAAGGATTCTCTGTGCAAATTGAATATAATGAACCTCTAAAAGACTCCTATCTTAGATCAAAACTAGAACAATTTAAGACAGAATACAAACATGATGAACTAAGATATTTTTTCGAAAGAAGAACCTACGGAATAATTGGGAATAGCAAAAAACAAGGCGCATTAATAAGAGCGATAGAAAGCAAATTTATTGATGAGAACACGCATATAAAATTAATAGAGGGCAAGAAAAGTTTATCAAAAGACGAAATATTAATATCAAAACAAATCCAAAATAAACTTAATTTAAACATAAATGAATCTATCTATATAGTAGTACCTAATAGTAAGTATAAAAAAATACTACCCAGAGCAAAACAATTTAATATATCTGGAATCATTGAAACAGGTTTAAGGGAAGTTGATAAAAACTTAGTTCTCATCTCACTGCAAGATTCGAATATAATGTCGGAAGCGTTCTCTAAAAGCATAATTGGCCTTTCGATCACACTCAATACTAAAGAAAAAACTGACCTTTTAAAGAGAGAGATTGAAAAAGATTTTCAAGAATACAAAATAAAAACATTCTACGAGCTTTATTTGAATAAATATATGAACTTAGATACTAGCAAAAAACTTTTAATATTTATTATGGCATTTATTGTAATATTTGCAAGTATTAATATATCTTCATCCCTTTGTATGTTAATACTTGAAAATAAAAAGAAAATTGCAATACTGAAATCAATTGGAATGAACAATTTAAGCCTCAAAATAATATTTATATTAATAGCCTTTATTCTAAGCTCAGTATCTTGCATAATAGGAATACTAATTGGAAACTACATAATCATAAACATCTCACACTTAATTAATATAATAGATATTATTGTTAATACAATTTCTAAAACATTTGGCGCTGACAATACAGAACTTTTAAATTCTGATTATTATATCTCTGAACTTAATATTAAAATAAGCATGAAATTTAGCTTAATTATTCTAGTATCCTACACATTAATAAGTATCGCAACAACACTTATTCCTCTAAATATTACCTCGAAGCTTAAAGAAAAAGATATACTAAGATAG
- a CDS encoding cysteine desulfurase — MDLSLIKDINEKAKILRKDFPILNKIINNKKIIYFDNASTSHKPQSVIFSEVEFYENYNANVHRSGHEFAMKSSLKVEETRKIVKKFINADSSKNIIFNSGTTDGINTIANSLLFSKILKENDEIITTTLEHNSNVLPWVNVAKFLNLKIKLAKFNEMGIIQPSQIKNLITDRTKIIAICGINNILGTVQDLEAIGKIAREHKIIFFIDAAQMAPHTDIDVNKIGCDFLVFSGHKMLAPTGIGILYISNKIIDKLNSSKLGGNTVEDIFIENGEINFKTLESPNKFESGTPNIAGIIGLGNAIKYINNVSMEFIKEHDKNLIEYCVARLKEIDEVEFLLNQDIKRKAIISFTVKGIHSHDVETYLDTMGIATRAGQACAYLAFSSDNIKKTHLLRISFYLYNTREEIDTFLYCLKKTIKDFY, encoded by the coding sequence ATGGATCTAAGTCTCATAAAAGATATAAATGAAAAAGCAAAAATTTTAAGAAAAGATTTCCCCATTTTAAATAAAATTATAAATAATAAAAAAATCATTTATTTTGACAATGCTTCAACTTCTCACAAACCCCAAAGTGTGATTTTCTCTGAAGTTGAATTTTACGAAAACTATAATGCAAATGTTCATAGAAGCGGTCATGAATTCGCAATGAAATCCAGCTTAAAAGTTGAGGAGACAAGAAAAATTGTAAAAAAATTTATTAACGCAGATTCTAGTAAAAATATAATATTTAATTCTGGAACAACAGATGGGATAAACACAATAGCAAACTCATTGCTATTTTCAAAAATTTTAAAAGAAAATGATGAAATAATCACAACAACACTTGAACACAATAGTAATGTACTCCCTTGGGTCAATGTTGCCAAATTTTTAAATCTTAAAATTAAACTTGCCAAATTTAACGAAATGGGTATTATTCAACCCTCACAAATAAAAAACTTAATTACGGATAGAACAAAAATTATTGCTATATGTGGGATAAATAATATATTAGGTACTGTGCAAGATTTAGAAGCAATTGGAAAAATTGCTAGAGAACACAAAATTATATTTTTCATAGACGCAGCTCAAATGGCACCGCATACAGATATAGATGTAAATAAAATAGGCTGCGATTTTTTAGTATTTTCAGGCCATAAAATGCTTGCTCCAACAGGAATTGGCATCCTATATATCTCTAATAAAATCATAGACAAACTTAACAGCTCCAAACTAGGCGGAAATACCGTAGAAGATATTTTCATAGAAAATGGAGAGATTAATTTCAAGACTCTTGAATCCCCAAATAAATTTGAATCGGGAACACCCAACATTGCAGGAATCATTGGCCTTGGCAACGCAATAAAATATATTAATAATGTCTCAATGGAATTTATTAAAGAACATGACAAAAATCTGATTGAATATTGTGTTGCAAGATTAAAAGAAATTGATGAAGTTGAATTCCTTCTAAATCAAGATATTAAACGAAAAGCAATAATATCCTTTACAGTAAAAGGTATCCATTCACACGATGTTGAGACATACCTTGATACAATGGGCATTGCAACTAGAGCTGGACAAGCTTGTGCTTACCTTGCATTCTCATCAGATAATATTAAAAAAACCCATCTCTTAAGAATAAGTTTTTATTTATACAATACAAGAGAGGAGATTGATACTTTTCTTTACTGCCTGAAAAAGACAATAAAAGACTTTTATTAA
- a CDS encoding iron-sulfur cluster assembly scaffold protein — translation MFSEEIKKELIRISKINKYKFKTDKNQNLVYKSKCGDQIVFQIKLINEKIRLRYNASGCIIFFASAYSLTKICDNKSKKETLDILTKVINKDFECLEEIDISLKNFENFIHTNRQDCFMLPYKALNESLKIIK, via the coding sequence ATGTTCTCAGAGGAAATAAAAAAAGAACTAATAAGAATTAGCAAAATAAATAAATACAAGTTTAAAACAGATAAAAATCAAAATTTAGTATATAAATCTAAGTGTGGCGACCAAATAGTTTTTCAGATAAAGCTAATAAATGAAAAAATTAGATTAAGATACAATGCATCTGGATGCATAATTTTTTTTGCAAGTGCTTATAGCCTAACTAAAATATGTGATAATAAATCTAAAAAAGAAACGTTGGACATCCTCACAAAAGTAATTAATAAAGATTTTGAATGCTTAGAAGAAATTGACATAAGTCTTAAAAATTTTGAAAACTTCATTCATACAAATAGACAAGATTGTTTCATGTTACCATATAAAGCCCTCAATGAAAGCTTAAAAATAATTAAATAA
- a CDS encoding YifB family Mg chelatase-like AAA ATPase, which translates to MKIYSHSSIGYEGELIEIEIDIRKGIPRIDIVGLAGSEIKESRERVKAAIKNSEFTFPKDRILINLAPAGIKKIGTAIDLSIAIGIIATKDHKNNNLDILILGELQLDGKIRAIKGVLAAISLAKERGIKCIIIPFDNLEEALLINNLNIWGVATLKEALGIVEHLNNNIFPSKTIISLPTEDAEKKFEYDFKNIKGQHRIKRAIEIAVAGGHNIMLFGPPGSGKTLSLKCIQSILPPLTNKELIETNRIWSVAGKLIDTKIIRQRPFRQPHHTASKEGIIGGGSNALPGEVSLAHNGILFLDEALEFQKAILQSLREPIEDKTISIVRASSRSFKYPANFQLIMATNPCPCGNLGKKDTECFCSQQEVSNYWKKLGAAMLDRIDIRVPTKPVNNEKLFQEESESSSEIRKRILKARNIQRKRYENIESTHKNSDLKPEHIAIFCALDKILQDELIYILNKLNISSRATHSVLKLARTISDLKEDHDISRESLLEAIEHRKNGERLIEE; encoded by the coding sequence GTGAAAATATACTCTCACTCATCAATAGGATACGAAGGTGAACTAATTGAAATTGAAATAGATATTAGAAAAGGAATACCAAGAATTGATATTGTTGGCCTTGCTGGAAGCGAAATCAAAGAGTCAAGGGAAAGAGTAAAAGCAGCTATTAAAAATTCAGAATTTACTTTTCCAAAAGACAGGATATTAATAAATCTTGCACCAGCTGGAATCAAAAAAATTGGAACCGCAATTGATCTTTCAATTGCTATAGGCATTATAGCCACAAAAGACCATAAAAATAATAATTTAGACATTTTAATACTAGGTGAATTACAATTAGACGGAAAAATAAGAGCAATTAAAGGAGTATTGGCTGCTATCTCACTTGCAAAAGAGAGGGGGATTAAATGTATAATAATACCTTTTGACAATCTAGAAGAAGCTCTTCTAATAAATAATTTAAACATTTGGGGTGTTGCGACCTTAAAAGAAGCTCTGGGGATAGTAGAACATCTCAATAATAATATATTTCCATCAAAAACCATAATTTCCCTGCCGACAGAAGATGCTGAAAAAAAATTTGAATATGATTTTAAAAACATAAAAGGACAACACAGAATCAAAAGAGCAATTGAAATTGCAGTTGCTGGAGGACACAATATTATGCTATTTGGTCCACCTGGTTCTGGAAAAACTCTTAGCCTCAAATGTATACAGTCAATTTTACCACCACTTACAAATAAAGAACTCATTGAAACAAATAGAATTTGGTCAGTAGCAGGTAAATTAATAGATACAAAAATAATAAGACAGCGACCATTCCGGCAACCTCATCATACCGCAAGTAAAGAGGGTATAATTGGTGGTGGATCTAATGCACTACCTGGCGAAGTATCACTTGCTCACAATGGGATTTTATTCTTAGATGAAGCGTTAGAGTTCCAAAAAGCAATTTTACAGTCATTACGCGAACCTATTGAAGATAAGACTATCTCAATCGTAAGAGCAAGTTCAAGATCATTCAAATATCCTGCAAATTTTCAGTTGATAATGGCTACAAACCCTTGCCCCTGTGGCAATCTTGGCAAAAAAGATACAGAATGTTTTTGCTCGCAACAAGAGGTTTCAAACTACTGGAAAAAACTTGGAGCCGCAATGCTTGATAGAATTGATATTAGAGTTCCAACCAAACCAGTAAATAATGAAAAACTATTTCAAGAAGAGAGTGAAAGTTCAAGTGAGATAAGAAAGAGAATACTAAAGGCACGGAACATCCAGCGCAAAAGATATGAAAATATTGAAAGCACTCACAAAAATTCCGATCTTAAGCCAGAACATATTGCAATATTCTGCGCATTAGATAAAATACTACAAGACGAACTAATTTATATATTAAATAAACTTAATATATCATCAAGAGCAACTCACTCAGTGTTAAAATTAGCAAGAACTATTTCTGATCTAAAAGAAGATCATGATATTTCAAGGGAATCATTACTAGAAGCCATTGAACACAGAAAAAATGGTGAAAGATTGATTGAAGAATAA